A window from Pseudomonadota bacterium encodes these proteins:
- a CDS encoding NUDIX domain-containing protein produces MKQFLLLNPEQASTEKVASYKTRFAARGVVTDAQGNIALLKVGKYNYYKLPGGGIDDGEGIHSALKRECLEETGCHIEIDNKLGLIEEYRKMSELRQISYCCLAHVAGEKGQPDFCDDELAENFSVIWVPIKEAICLLENCSPTNKEGKDYIVPRDLCFLKNAVQALYTPPPEEGTP; encoded by the coding sequence ATGAAACAATTTCTTCTCCTCAATCCGGAACAGGCTTCTACAGAAAAGGTGGCTTCATACAAAACGCGCTTCGCAGCCAGAGGGGTTGTGACAGATGCCCAGGGTAATATTGCCCTACTGAAGGTTGGAAAATACAATTACTACAAGCTGCCCGGCGGCGGGATTGATGACGGGGAAGGCATCCATTCAGCCCTGAAAAGGGAATGCCTGGAAGAAACCGGCTGCCACATAGAGATAGACAATAAGCTGGGCCTCATCGAAGAATATCGTAAAATGTCTGAATTGCGCCAGATTTCCTATTGCTGTCTGGCGCATGTGGCAGGAGAAAAAGGTCAACCGGATTTCTGCGATGACGAACTGGCTGAAAATTTTTCTGTCATATGGGTTCCCATAAAAGAGGCAATCTGCCTGCTTGAAAATTGCAGCCCCACGAACAAGGAAGGAAAAGATTATATTGTCCCGCGGGATTTATGCTTCCTGAAAAATGCCGTGCAAGCTCTTTACACGCCTCCCCCTGAGGAAGGCACCCCATGA
- the lepA gene encoding translation elongation factor 4 yields the protein MTDISLIRNFSIIAHIDHGKSTLADRLIQACGAVEQRDMKEQMLDNMDIERERGITIKAQTVRLAYRAKDGKTYQLNLMDTPGHVDFAYEVSRSLAACEGSLLVVDASQGVEAQTLANVYQAIDAKHEIVPVLNKIDLPAAEPDRVKEQIEDVIGLDASDAVLISAKTGLGIPDVLEAIVTRLPPPKGDASAPLKAMLIDSWYDPYLGVVILVRVVDGEIRVNQKIRMMAAGATHDVDRVGVFTPKHVNTGRLGPGEVGFITASIKTITETKIGDTITDEKRQAASPLPGFKPSVPVVFCSLFPVDASEFEKLRDSLGKLALNDASFHFEPETSAALGFGFRCGFLGLLHMEIIQERLEREFDLDLIATAPSVSYHIHLIDGSMVELHNPADMPDAVKIAHIEEPWIKATILCPDEYLGSLLQLCTERRGVQENLTYAGKRAMLVYRLPLNEVVFDFYDRLKSISRGYASFDYQMDGYQEGELVKMSILVNAEPVDALSTIVHRSQAERRGRGLCERLKELIPRQMFKIAIQAAIGSKVIAREDISALRKDVLAKCYGGDITRKRKLLDKQKEGKKRMRQFGQVEIPQSAFLAALKMGDD from the coding sequence ATGACTGACATCTCCCTCATCCGCAATTTTTCCATCATCGCCCACATCGACCACGGGAAGTCCACCCTGGCCGACCGGCTGATCCAGGCCTGCGGTGCTGTGGAACAGCGCGACATGAAGGAGCAGATGCTCGACAACATGGACATCGAGCGCGAGCGGGGCATCACCATCAAGGCCCAGACCGTGCGCCTGGCTTACAGGGCCAAAGACGGCAAGACGTACCAGCTGAACCTGATGGATACGCCTGGCCATGTGGACTTCGCGTATGAGGTCAGCCGGTCCCTGGCCGCGTGCGAAGGCTCTCTCCTGGTGGTGGATGCCTCACAAGGGGTCGAGGCGCAAACCCTGGCCAACGTGTACCAGGCCATCGACGCAAAGCATGAAATCGTCCCGGTCCTCAACAAGATTGACCTGCCCGCGGCCGAGCCGGACCGGGTCAAGGAACAGATCGAGGATGTGATCGGTCTGGATGCCTCTGACGCTGTGCTGATTTCCGCCAAGACGGGCCTTGGTATTCCCGACGTTCTGGAAGCCATTGTCACGCGCCTGCCGCCGCCAAAGGGCGACGCCAGCGCACCGCTGAAAGCCATGCTGATCGACAGCTGGTATGACCCCTATCTGGGCGTGGTGATCCTGGTGCGCGTGGTGGACGGCGAGATCAGGGTAAACCAGAAAATCCGCATGATGGCTGCCGGCGCCACCCACGATGTGGACCGGGTCGGTGTCTTCACGCCAAAACATGTGAATACCGGCCGGCTGGGACCGGGCGAGGTAGGCTTCATCACCGCCAGCATCAAGACGATTACGGAAACAAAGATCGGGGATACCATCACCGATGAAAAACGTCAGGCGGCATCCCCCCTGCCCGGCTTCAAGCCTTCGGTCCCGGTGGTATTCTGCTCGCTGTTTCCCGTGGATGCCAGCGAGTTTGAAAAGCTGCGCGACAGCTTGGGCAAACTGGCGCTGAATGACGCCAGTTTCCATTTCGAGCCGGAAACGTCCGCCGCACTGGGCTTTGGCTTTCGCTGCGGCTTCCTCGGCCTTCTGCACATGGAGATCATCCAGGAGAGGCTGGAGCGCGAATTCGATCTGGACCTGATCGCCACCGCGCCGTCCGTCAGCTATCATATCCATCTGATCGATGGCAGCATGGTGGAGCTGCACAACCCCGCCGACATGCCCGATGCGGTGAAGATCGCTCACATCGAGGAGCCCTGGATCAAGGCCACCATCCTGTGCCCGGACGAATATCTGGGATCCCTGTTGCAGCTGTGCACCGAACGGCGCGGCGTGCAGGAAAACCTGACCTACGCCGGCAAGCGGGCCATGCTGGTCTATCGCCTGCCCCTGAACGAAGTGGTGTTCGATTTCTACGACCGCCTGAAGTCCATCAGCCGCGGTTACGCAAGCTTTGACTACCAGATGGACGGGTACCAGGAAGGCGAGCTGGTGAAAATGAGCATCCTGGTGAACGCCGAGCCGGTGGACGCCCTCTCCACCATCGTGCACCGCAGCCAGGCCGAACGCCGCGGCCGCGGCCTGTGCGAACGCCTGAAAGAACTCATCCCGCGGCAGATGTTCAAGATCGCCATCCAGGCCGCCATCGGCAGCAAGGTCATCGCGCGTGAGGATATCTCGGCGTTAAGGAAAGACGTGCTGGCCAAATGCTACGGCGGCGATATCACCCGCAAGCGCAAACTCCTCGACAAGCAGAAAGAGGGGAAGAAAAGAATGCGCCAATTCGGCCAGGTCGAAATCCCCCAGTCCGCCTTCCTCGCGGCACTGAAGATGGGAGATGATTGA
- a CDS encoding tetratricopeptide repeat protein: protein MIRTIVFLAKLLVLGLIVLWVVDQSGPVTATWTLGGESYRIYTNSGWVLLLAVLAVMAIWLLAQGWNALARWPERIGHRRERKRLEKSLEAMAQGYLALSAGDVKAATAQAARIDRLMDNPQATLLLKAETARVAGDESRAKELYTRMLEHEGLEPAGLRGLLSQAQKEGRLDEALSLARRVHERMPKAPWALTALFDLLVKNRHWTEAAETLKTMTKQKILPTDTVRRYSVALAVEMSREAEAIGYTDEARKHAARATSLDPGHVPAALQYARLLLAAGKASRTLRVLEAAWQKNPHPDVARLYMGLGQGLKPLGRVKQAERLLALAADNPESHLALAETALEAQLWGEARNHLMRAVALSPSARAFRLLARLDSEERRDAESARQWLEKAVSAGPDPLWSCGTCGTETPSWQAVCSHCQSFDTVTWTPPRASTAVQPLPRLPDGI from the coding sequence ATGATCCGCACCATTGTCTTTCTGGCGAAGCTGCTTGTCCTGGGCCTGATCGTCCTGTGGGTGGTGGACCAGTCCGGCCCCGTGACAGCCACCTGGACCCTGGGCGGTGAAAGCTACAGGATCTATACGAATTCCGGCTGGGTCCTGCTGCTGGCTGTGCTGGCGGTCATGGCCATCTGGCTGTTGGCCCAGGGGTGGAACGCCCTGGCCCGCTGGCCCGAGCGCATAGGCCACAGGCGGGAGAGAAAGCGCCTGGAAAAAAGCCTGGAGGCCATGGCGCAGGGATATCTGGCCCTGTCCGCCGGTGATGTGAAAGCCGCCACGGCGCAGGCCGCCCGCATCGACAGGCTGATGGACAATCCGCAGGCGACCCTGCTGCTGAAGGCCGAAACAGCCCGGGTGGCCGGTGATGAAAGCCGGGCGAAGGAGCTTTACACCCGCATGCTGGAGCATGAGGGGCTGGAGCCCGCTGGCCTGCGCGGCCTGCTGTCCCAGGCGCAGAAGGAGGGCCGGCTGGACGAGGCCCTGTCCCTGGCCCGCCGGGTGCACGAACGCATGCCAAAGGCCCCCTGGGCGCTCACGGCCCTGTTCGATCTTCTGGTGAAAAACCGCCACTGGACCGAAGCCGCCGAAACCCTGAAAACCATGACGAAGCAGAAAATCCTGCCGACGGATACTGTTCGTCGCTACTCTGTTGCCCTTGCTGTGGAGATGAGCCGGGAGGCCGAAGCCATCGGCTATACCGATGAGGCCCGGAAACATGCCGCGCGGGCCACCAGTCTGGATCCGGGCCATGTCCCGGCGGCGCTCCAGTACGCCCGCCTGCTGCTGGCCGCTGGCAAGGCTTCACGCACCCTGCGGGTTCTGGAAGCGGCCTGGCAGAAAAATCCCCATCCGGATGTGGCCCGCCTGTACATGGGGCTGGGCCAGGGCCTGAAGCCTCTGGGACGGGTCAAGCAGGCCGAGCGTTTGCTGGCCCTGGCGGCCGATAATCCCGAGAGCCATCTGGCTCTGGCCGAAACAGCGCTTGAGGCCCAGCTGTGGGGCGAGGCCAGAAACCATCTGATGCGGGCCGTCGCCCTGTCCCCGTCCGCCCGGGCGTTCCGCCTGCTGGCCCGGCTGGACAGCGAGGAAAGAAGGGACGCGGAATCCGCCCGCCAGTGGCTGGAAAAGGCTGTCTCCGCCGGGCCGGATCCCCTGTGGTCCTGCGGCACATGCGGCACGGAAACCCCGTCCTGGCAGGCGGTCTGCTCCCACTGTCAGTCCTTTGACACCGTGACTTGGACACCACCCCGCGCCAGCACAGCCGTCCAGCCCCTGCCCCGCCTGCCCGACGGGATCTGA